The Brassica napus cultivar Da-Ae chromosome C1, Da-Ae, whole genome shotgun sequence DNA segment TTCTCGACGTACTTGAGGCGAGCGGCGATGTTGTCTCGGAGGCGCCGCTCGAAGGAGAGGACGAgcttttttagggttttgagatCGACGGCTTCGACTTGGTGGTGGGAGGATTTCTCGAGCTCTTCGAGGAGGGAGAGATCTACGGCGTTGGTGGGTTCGTATCCGTCTGAGGCTCGATACGACGGCGGAGAGTTGGGGCCGGCGTCGATCGCTTTCCGTTTTCTGGCGTGGTTGGAGACTTCCATGGCTAACTAGCTAGAGTGAAAATCTCTAACaagagttttttatttaagagaGTGGAAGTTAATGGGCTTTGGGCTTTTTAGTAAAGGCCCATCTACATATTGTTATTAAACGGTGTCGTTTTAAGAAagaataattttgaaaattttaatgaaGAAAGAATAGAAAAGCCCCACACACAAAGCAAAGTACGATCgctttctctctccctctccgtCTCCGCCGTCGCGTAATCCCTAATAGTTTCTGATTCTCTGTTCGTCGGCGGCGAGGTTTTGGGGGGAAGGGAAGAGAATGGGGTTTCTATCCAACAAGATTGCCAGAGATGAAGTGAAACCAGGCGATCACATCTATTCATGGCGTCAGGCCTATGTCTACGCTCATCACGGTATCACGATCTCTCTCTTTCGTTACAGATGCGTACAATGTACTACATGCTAAATGATCCAATTGAAACTGTAGCTGCGTCAATTGTAGATTAAGTGATGAGATTCGCGAAAGCTTTTCAAATTTGGGGGAAGAATAGTTATATGAACTTTCTGATTCGATTCGTTGATATGAATGTTAAAGTGATCCTTTGATCATTGTAAGGGAATGTGAATGGTATAGCTAACTTCTCTTTTGTTGTTTTAGACTCGATGAGGCTCAAGGCTCATAGCTCATTCTGTAGACTCCAACGATGCTATGATTTGGAGTCCATTTAGCTGTGTGTATTTAGATGAATAGGCCTGAAGTGAATCCTAGTGTGTTAAGAGGaacaagtttgaagttttgctcaTGCTATATTGTTTTTGGCGCAGTCTTATTTAACTTCCCCTTGGAATCATTATGTTTATAGATAAAAGTGTTGCTTTAGACTAATAAGATCGTTTTGGGAGCTTTTCTTCTTTGTGATGTGTGTGTGATTTGTAGGAATCTATGTGGGTGAAGGACAAGTCAACCATTTCACTCGTGGGGATGGTCAAGAGACTGGAACCGGGACTTTCTTAGACAATCTCATTGTCAGTTCATCCCTTAATCACGGGGACACCCCGTGTCCTAACTGTGGTGATAGAACCAAGGTTGGTGGTGTGATCTCTTCCTGTCTCGACTGCTTCCTCGCTGGAGGTGATCTCTACGTCTTCGAGTACAGTGTCTCTCCCGCTATCTTTCTCGCCAAGCCTCGAGGCGGCACTTGCACAATAGGAGCTTCGGATCCTCCGGAAGAAGTCATCCACCGTGCGAACTTCCTCTTGCGAAACGGTTTCGGCGTTTACAATGTTTTCAAGAACAACTGCGAGGATTTCGCCATCTATTGCAAAACTGGTTTGCTGGTGGCGAACACTGACGTGGGAAGGAGCGGTCAAGCCGCTTCGATTGTTGCAGCTGCCAGCGTTGTGCTCTCTTCACCACTCAGGTTTGTAGCGGGTTTTGGTAGTTTGGCTGTGGCGGGATATGGGATGTACTGCGCCAGTCGTTTGGTTTCAGACATTGGCATGCGATGGGATGTGAGCAAGGTGCCTGTTGAGAGACTTGTTGCTGATATGGATGATCTGGCTGGGATGGAAACTAAACCGGAGGAGAGACTAGTTGCTGATATGGCTGGGATGGAAACTAAACCAGAGGAGAGACTAGTTGCTGATATGGCTGGGATGGAAACTAAACCGGAGGAGAAAAAGACAAGTTAACCGGGAATTACGCAGACAACTGGTCTGTGCTTGGGACTATGATCGATCTCTGATTGTAATTCTTGTGAACTAAGATCATATGCTTTCTGTTGTATCGAATTGTGCAACTTCATTTCTTATGTTAATATGATGAAACCTTAATTAAAGGTGTTTGCTGGACTAATGATTGTTCACTTAACTATATATACAAATGTAATCGAACGTAATTATGTTTTAACATTCATAAGAAGCTTTGAAAACTGTGTATCAGTCGTTGCCTTCTGGAAAGTTGACCAAGTATATAGCGACCAAAGTGACGGCTGCTCCGACCAGTTGCAGCGAGGAGAAAGTCTCATCAAGGTACAGGTACCTGTTTCAGAACCAAACATGAGAATATGAACCAAAGACTAGAGAAACTTGTGACAAGAAAGAACCATGTGGCCTAACCCAAAGATTGATGCAAACATTGGTGTCAAAAAGGTGAGTGAGCTGAGTTTAGTCAAGCTTCctgcaaagagagagagagagagccattATAAAAGCATCAAAGACCTGAAACATAAAGCAGCCATATACTATCAAGAGAAGGCAGCATAATAGAACCTTTAGTAGCGCTGTAGAAGTAAACACCGTAGCTAACCGCACTGCCAAATATAGATGTGTAGAGAAGTGCTATGATATCATTTGTGGATAGCTCTTGAAGACTGCCGTTAAAAACTGGGTCATTGTTTATAACTGATATCGCCAGAAGAGGAAGGCCGCCGATAACCATATGCTGCAGATAAAGTTTAGGACATGTTCAGTTTAGTTCTTGTCAGGATAACTCTGAAAGACAAGGACAAAACATCATTACCCAGCCGGTTGCCATAATTGGATCAGAGTATTTTGAAACCCATCGAACCATCACTGTACCAATAGCCATACTCTGAGCTGCAAGAAGCATCCACCACTCTCCACTTCCCCACAAAGAAAAGCTATTACCATCTGAGGTAACTGATGGAACCTGTAGTAATAGTAAATCAGACTTATCCTCAACTTGCAAGAACAGTCTTGGCTAAGAAagataaaaatcttatttaccTCAAGAAGCAAAAGTCCAGCAACACCAAGAAGCAAACCTCCAGCTCTCACTATTCCAATGGACTCACCAAATAAAAAAGATGCTAATACAGCTACAGTCAGTGGCTGTGAATCAATTATAACCTACACCAAAAGAAAGTCTCAGACTTTTGGTCATTACAGACATTAGTACAAAGGTAgcagacagagagagagagcttccTTACACTTCCTAAACCAGCAGAAGTCCTCTGTAATCCTTGAGCAAGAAAGCCCTGAACCATCAAACATCaccattattattataattattattatcattattattattattattgttcaGACAATACTTAATCAACTAAACTCTAATATCTCAGGACAAAATAAGGCAGACCTGGAAACAAGTAGCGTCCACAAGAGCAAAGAGAGCAATAGAGAGCCAAGCATCGAACCCCTTAGGCAAAGGCCTCCCTCTGTAAACCGCAAACGCAACCAACAACAAACCGGCCGGAATTAACCGGAACGCAGCGACAAAAAAAGGACCGGTTATCGGCAACACTTCCTTCATCGCCACCATCGCCGTTCCCCAGAAAAAGAAGGGCGAGATCAGAACCGCCCATTCGAGCAACGATCCGTCTCCTCCGCTCAAGATTCCGGAGCTCCGattctcctcctcctcgtctTCTCCTTCTCCGGTGTAGACGCACTCCACGTCTGATCCCATTCCCACGCACTCTACAGAGGACTCAGTCTCCTCTGCGTTTTTACTGCTTGTGGTGCTTCTCCGGACGATGGAGTCTCCATGGACTCGACGTTTGGTGATCAGATTATGATGCTTCGAGTCGAATCCGATGTGTCGCAAAGGTTTAATCGAAGAGTTCAAACTTGTTCGTCTAGTAAGAGACAAGCAAGAGTTGGGAGATGTAAAGAAGCATCTAGAAGaataaggagaagaagaagcagcgaTGGCTGACCATGGCCACTCCATTGTAAgctgaagaagagagagagaggataaaaGTTTGGTTCTTTTCGAGTTTAACAGACAAGTAACGaccacatgttttttttttgtttttgagaaaatatccaatttttattttcatcagagaaacatgtaaataaatattttattcactCAGTGGAAcgacaaaattaaattaaaaaaagcaGACCGGTTTAGTATGTCTGAATTTAGACCGGAGATTAATCGGTTTATCATGTTTCTCCAAGCATTCTTTGGTCTGCGTGGCAAAGCAAAGGTCGAAAACTAAATCCACTCCCAGAGCTACAAAACCAGTAAGCA contains these protein-coding regions:
- the LOC106362990 gene encoding protein LEAD-SENSITIVE 1-like; this encodes MGFLSNKIARDEVKPGDHIYSWRQAYVYAHHGIYVGEGQVNHFTRGDGQETGTGTFLDNLIVSSSLNHGDTPCPNCGDRTKVGGVISSCLDCFLAGGDLYVFEYSVSPAIFLAKPRGGTCTIGASDPPEEVIHRANFLLRNGFGVYNVFKNNCEDFAIYCKTGLLVANTDVGRSGQAASIVAAASVVLSSPLRFVAGFGSLAVAGYGMYCASRLVSDIGMRWDVSKVPVERLVADMDDLAGMETKPEERLVADMAGMETKPEERLVADMAGMETKPEEKKTS
- the LOC106366803 gene encoding WAT1-related protein At3g02690, chloroplastic → MEWPWSAIAASSSPYSSRCFFTSPNSCLSLTRRTSLNSSIKPLRHIGFDSKHHNLITKRRVHGDSIVRRSTTSSKNAEETESSVECVGMGSDVECVYTGEGEDEEEENRSSGILSGGDGSLLEWAVLISPFFFWGTAMVAMKEVLPITGPFFVAAFRLIPAGLLLVAFAVYRGRPLPKGFDAWLSIALFALVDATCFQGFLAQGLQRTSAGLGSVIIDSQPLTVAVLASFLFGESIGIVRAGGLLLGVAGLLLLEVPSVTSDGNSFSLWGSGEWWMLLAAQSMAIGTVMVRWVSKYSDPIMATGWHMVIGGLPLLAISVINNDPVFNGSLQELSTNDIIALLYTSIFGSAVSYGVYFYSATKGSLTKLSSLTFLTPMFASIFGYLYLDETFSSLQLVGAAVTLVAIYLVNFPEGND